Part of the Oncorhynchus masou masou isolate Uvic2021 chromosome 18, UVic_Omas_1.1, whole genome shotgun sequence genome, cagactccatgagggtggtatgagggcccaacgttcacaggtgggggttgtgtttatagcccaacaccgtgcaggacgtttggaatttgccagagaacaccaagattggcaaattcgccactggcgccctgtactcttcacagatgaaagcaggttcacactgagcacgtgacagacgtgacagagtctggagacgccgtggagaacgttctgttgcctgcaacatcctccagcatgaccggtttggcggtgggtcagtcatggtgtggggtggcatttctttggggggacgcacagccctccatgtgctcgacAGAtttagcctgactgccattaggtaccgagaggagatcctcagaccccttgtgagaccatatgctggtgcggttggccctgggttcctcctaatgcaaaacaatgctagacctcatgcggctggagtgtgtcagcagttcctgcaagaggaaggcattgatgctatggactggcccgcccgttccccagacctgaatcaaattgagcacatctgggacatcatgtctcgctccatccaccaacgttgcaccacagactgtccaggagttggcggatgccttagtccaggtctgggaggagatccctcaggagaccatccgccacctcatcaggagcatgcccaggcgttgtagagaggtcatacaggcacgtggaggccacacacactcctgagcctcattttggcttgttttaaggacattccatcaaagttggatcagcctgtagtgtggttttccactttaattttgagtgtgactccaaatccagacctccatgggttgataaatttgatttccattgatcatttttgtgtgattttgttgtcagcacattcaactatgtaaagaaaaaagtatttaataagaatatttcattcattcagatctaggatgtgttattttagtgttccctttatttttgttGAGCAGTGTAGTATAGACCCTGTCGGTATTAGATAGAATTTCGCAACCCTGTTCACCTGTGGGGGAAACAACATGTGGTTACCAAGGTTACCCCATTGGCTCACAGCGAAAACTTGACCTTTTTCAAACGCAATTTTCTTGTTCTCTGATTTGTTTTAGTAAATTACAAAACTACATTTAAGAAAAGTACCACATGTCTAAAGATTACTTTTCAAAATAGTCTGCTTCCTAGTGTTCTCACTACTTAGAATAACATAATATTGTATGTCTTCAGTCATGCCCCTTTCCATGACGATGCCAGCAGTCATTCGAGGGAGTACTAGCACGCTACCGACCAGAACATTAAGCTcgccaacaacacaaacaaacggACTATACAGCTACGAGTCGTGAGTGGATTTACAAATGGCAAAGAAAATTCAAGGAGAGGGGGTACAAAAATGGTCAGATTAATACTGCCATTGAGCAAATTCAAAACATGACCATTTTCAAGGTCAGTCTCGAAAAAAGAAgcattcttgcgttctaactacccgTTATTCAAAGTGCTGAGCAAATTAAAGGAatcgttcacaaacattggccCATTCTAAGATCCGATGATAGTattggtaatgtgttttcggactcTCCCTTGGTCATATTCTCGCGAGGCAGAAATCTGAGatcaattggtaaactctgatttaccacacCAAGATATCCCTGCACAACGCCTATTTGCGCCCCAACTGGATGGAAACTACacgtgtaatggctgtgctcaatgcaatggtacttataaatgtagatccttcaaacacccccaaacagggaaacagatcccaatcaaaggtgttatcacgtgctccactaaggcaggtatttatcttataacttgtccttgtggtaaaaatgtgGGTAAAAGAAATAACGAATTAAAAGTACGAATCTCGGAGCATCGAAGCACCATAAGGTCCAAAAACTCAATTTACCCAGTTGCGTCCCACTTTTTGGAAGCACATCACTCTATTTCGTCCCTACTATTTCGTCCCTACgctatattggcatcgaacatgtcaccctccctaggagagggggtgacctctacgatttattgttaaaacgagaggctgcctggatccttaatttaaagacccttgcccCCTTCGGTCTCAATGTAGACTTTGATCTGGGGGGGAAGTGTAGTTGGTCAACTGGAGGCACACAACGTGTGGTTCTGCGTAAGTCTAACTTTACAGTAagtgtattttttttattgaaagATTATTTCTCGCTCATATGGAAGATAAGGGACATATGTTTCAAAAAGCTTTTCGCAGCGATGATTGTTGTCTTTTCTAACACAGTGTCGGAATTGGAGTTCAAACAGCCAGTCATGGGCAAAGCTAATTGGGTTTTCGAGAGCGAGCGCGCAGCAAACACCCGTGTAACGGTAGAAGGGCGCCAGAAACGTGTTGGAACTGAAAAATACTATCGGCTGCAACTGGGTTAAAGTCGgttaaataataattaaaatgGTATTATCGCTGAGTAACATTTACTTTAAAATGTTACGATATTTGGTGTAAAGTCTCTTCAAACGGTCTTAAATTTCGTCTTTGCATTGTGTTTTTGTAAGTAATAGTTTTTTTTTGCGTtacatgtttacatattttgcattattcagctcatatgtgtatatactgtattctattctacttcattttagtctatgccgctccaACATTGCTCATCCAAGTATTTATGTATTCttaattcctttactttagatgtgttgtgaaattgttagctaTTACAGCACTGttgcacctgcaataacatctgctaatcctcttatgtgaccaataaaatgtgatttgattttagaGAAAAAACAAGGAACTCCATGGTGTATAGTCTGTTTCTATGTCTTATGATTCCAATGTAATGTCTTAGATTTACATGCAGCGACCAATTTGGAACATGGAGAGGACACTGGCATTTTATTTTGGTGCTTTGGGAGGGATAAGGGGAAAGGCCAGAAGACATTCATTGAGAGACTCTAAAAAATCCATGACTTGTTCCTGTAGGAGAACATTCACATAAATGTTAATTTAATAGCGTCCCTTGCCTGTATTAAAGCTGCTCAGAGCGTCCGGACATACATGATCTTTCACTTgtttatatatcccatttagcagacgcttttgtccaaagcgacttacaagtcggctggggccactacttttgcatatgggtggccccagtgggaaacgaacccacgacgcttggcgttgcaagcgccatgctctaccgactgagccacacaggacccttgtTTACCATCCATCTTCACTCCTAGACTTTTTAATAGTTTTCTACAGAAAATGCTAATATTCTCTGCAATTTTGGGACTGATTTTTAGGGAGTGAAAACAAAGGTACAAGGATTGATTTAATATTTTTGTTGTGTTTTATACATTGAATACGGTGGACCATTTTGGAGTAGAAATTCCTTTGTTAGTGTTGAATGTGTCAAGACCACCAAGGCAATGACACATCTCacaagagagaaggaaacaaCCAGTTTGTAGTTATTTATTAAATAGTAAGAGAATGGATTCAGATGGCTGGATTGCTGTTATGGCGGCTGAAGAGAGGCTCAAGGTGTCAAGTCGAACCATTCCTCCTTCAGGCAGTGGTCTATTCCCTCCCTTTACTTCCATTGTTTGTTCTTGTAGTCCCACTGGGCAGAGAAGCCCTCGATTGGGTTGATCCGCATATCCAGCATCCTCTGGATCTGCTTAGCCTGCCACTCCTCACCAAAGGTATGAGGTTGGGGTGGGTACACTGTGGGACACACAAGAGAAAAAGAACAGCAAGTTTAATAATGGCTTTAGGAAGTCTAGCAATTTTAGCAATCAACCATGAGAAATCTTACCATAGTGGCCCTGCCAAAAGACCACCAGACCAGTGATGCCAAAGAAGATGAACATCCCACCAATCACAGTCTTCCACTCATGGGACGGCATCTTCATCTCAGGATAGGTGTGGTTGAACTTCAGCCTGTACACTGGGATACAGAAGGAGATATATTAAGAATAGCAGAATTGAAGGCTGTGACatgagaaggaatgagagagggagtggcTTACAGGCGATTTTCTCCTCCTTGGACAGCGCAGTCCAGGGACCCTTCTCCTTCTGTTTCAGGCTCTTATCCGTAGAATCGAGGACATCCTTCCATGGTCTGTCTGGCAGAGGGGTGTCCAGACGATCCCAGTACATTGGCTGTGACATGTCCACTGAGTCGGACACCTCTACAGTACATGAATATATAGGACACGAGATAAGTCAAGTGAAGGGGAGGTTGAGGTAAAGGGAGTGGTGGTAAGGTGGGGTTTagagtagaggtcgactgattatgatttttcaacgccgataccgattattgggggACCAACAAAAAAAACGATAACGATTAATCGGCTGATTTTTTTGacacatttatttgtaataatgacaattacaacaatactgaattaacacttattttaacttaatataataaatcaataaaatcaatttagcctcaaataaataatgaaatgttcaatttggtttaaataatgcaaacacaaagtgttggagaagaa contains:
- the LOC135504431 gene encoding cytochrome c oxidase subunit 4 isoform 2, mitochondrial-like yields the protein MLHLTTGRVGCLLSKQAVVALTSSGARMSSHGHHEVSDSVDMSQPMYWDRLDTPLPDRPWKDVLDSTDKSLKQKEKGPWTALSKEEKIALYRLKFNHTYPEMKMPSHEWKTVIGGMFIFFGITGLVVFWQGHYVYPPQPHTFGEEWQAKQIQRMLDMRINPIEGFSAQWDYKNKQWK